The nucleotide window GTAGAAAGGAAAAGCTGggttagtatttttttaatcgatttctTGTCGGTATTCGCCGAAATCGAAAGTAGTTGCTCCACTGATGACTTCTTTTCTATTCCAATATGTAAAGCGCTCGTTGAGTCACTATCTCTCTCGCCGGAGTTATCATCTGTTTGAGAATATGTATCATCATGTAACAAACGGGGTCTTTCTGACACTATTGGTGACGCATCCGAATATTCAGAATGTAGATCTTCAGCACAAGCACCAACAGAATCCGGATGCATCTGGGTTGGTTGTTTCGCCACTACCTTTTGTGCCAAAGCAATATCATGTACTCTTGGACCCCACAAATCAATACTTTCGGCAAGTATGCGTTTAGACATACATAGCGCATCATTTATATCATGTATACAGGCTTTTGGTTCCGTGAGTAATGCTTGTACAATTTCAATatgttgtttaaaaataaaatgatctTTGTTCAACGCTGTCTTCAAATTAAGCACTATAGCCAAAGTATCATCCTCGGTAGCAAGATCAGCAATACGCTCATGGATGCAAGTATATACTTCATGACCCTTCAtggaaaaagttttaatttcttccacatatttaaaatgttcaaacTGTGGTGGTTTCAAATCTAATATCAGTGGAGGTAATCCAATATCCCATACTTCAATAGGTGTATACTGAAATTTGGCTCCTACACCTCGATAAGTGAAATAGTGCACATAATCTCGATGGAGAGAATGCTGACAATGATTATATTCCACGCAGCTTGGGCTTACTGAAGGAGAATTCCTGCCAATAATCGTTCGCCTTTTATAGGAGTGTCCATGAAAACGGAGCTCCAGGTACTTTGCGAAAGAAAGACATTTTGAATTATCGGAGAGAGGTACACTCGGTGTCATCTCGTTGCAAATTGTACACCAAGCGGTAAAATAAATACGATTGGGATcagtttttatattatcttcGCTTAGGAAGACTTGCACACATCCCATGGAATGCACGTAACTGTAGAtggtaattgaataaaatacaacattttaaaattctaatattatgaatattaatatactaaccGACGCACATGCCCCAGCATTGGCAAATTGCAAAGTTTACATATCGAATTCAAACGACAACAGTAGCGTTGCAAGAATTGACCAAGCATGATATCGTGTTGCCCATAAAATTTCATATCTAACAAAGTTGGAGGTGCGCAAAAAGAGGATGCAGACTTCGGATTGAAATAGAAACTGCAAAATAGTACCGGCAACCTTTGATGGTTCTCTAAATCAAGTGCATCTTTAAATAAGTTTTCCTCATCCACCTTCTGAGGAACTTTCTTCTCCACTCTAAACACTGAATTTTAATGctatatgttaaatatttaaaagaaaatatttcttcatacATACAATTCTTCTTTGGATAACGACCACCATATGCCCGAAATTCTGCTagcaaattttgtatatcacGATTTTCCCATGGAGTTGTGATTTTTAGTCTTAAAAAAGGATGTGGAGGTTCTAGCAGAGTTTCATCTGTACCATTTTTAATATACTCCAAACTTTCATTGCGATCTAAATGTATGCTATTCCCGTTTGACCATAACTTTGAGTAAAATAACTCAGCTGCAAACAGTTTGCGCAGAGTACATTTTCGACCTTGTTCGGTTTCTAAATACGGTAATGGAAAATTAAGAAATGGGCTGACCGAGAGTAAAGTTGAGCTGAGTGCAGTGCGGAAGCGATTGTCATAACGTGTTTCAACCGCTAATTTTACAACAGGTCGATCTTCTGATATGTTATTTGCATTGGCCTCCACAGAACGAAGTGGATCAGTAAAATCAGAAACATTCTCCGACACTGAGATAATTTCTTTGCGTTGTGGCTGCACTCTTTCCTCCACTTTTCGCTCTACCACAAATTTTGCAATCGATATTGGTAATTTATGCGCTTTATGACCAGAGCATAAATCATCTGGACTTGGTTCTTTGGAGTTGAAAATAGGTGGTTTTGGGGTAAGGGGCTCAGCAAATTCATCCAAGAGGAAAGACATTTCCAAACGCCAGTTATAGCTGTTGTAAGTATGTTATTTTATGTCGATTTATAAGATTTATAAGACTGAATTGATAAATTTAACTTACCGAGCATATACCAAAAACGAAGCAACTTTTTTCACCTTTGATAACTCACTATTACAGCCGCCACGTAATAAACATGTGAAGCCACGAGGATtgttcaatttttcaaaaaacattaaCGTTTTATTAATGCCACTGCCATCACTgaaatttcttatataaaaagcATCACATGTGCCCAGCTGTGGTCGAGCTATATTGGACTCTATAGAAACCACAATGTCACATTGAAGTGTGCGAGATATTCGTTCCAATACAGAGAGCTTCACATCTAAAACTAAAGTAATACCTTGTGAACGTAGCATATCTTGGGCTATTCCCGCAACATTTTTATGCACCAACACTACATGTGGTTTAAAACTCATAATTCTATCACAAACGCGTCGCAAATACTCCTTTTCCTGCAACAACACTGTTGCTATACTAACAAACTTTCCTTCAATACGTTCGTAAACAATAGGACATTGTAAAAGCAGTATTCGCGGATGCTCAACACGTGTAGCCATATCTTTATGGGCGATGTTCTTTGAAAAAACAACCCCACCCACTATTGTACACTCTTGCCGTTTGCCACCcggtattttctttatatttacataattgcgTATGTCCATTAAGTCATTGGTGCTGTATTCTGGTTTGAAATGATTGGCTGCTCGACAGCATAACGACATGAGTACTTTCGACCAACGCAAATCTAAATGGAAGGTACGGAGCATTTGAGTTAGTAACTGTTCTTCGTAGTCACAGTAAGATTCCAGaagttttgttgtagttgtagtggaACACATTGAAGATTCGAATTCCATGTCTCCCATTGAATGGAAGCTTAAAGAggaatcaattttttttggcgGCTGTGGTTCATCACTATTATCAAGCTGTGGAGTGGTGACCACAGGGACGGAGGCCGGGTCCTTAAAATAagcattattaaaattatttctgtaaataaaaagcaatggaattaaaaaaataaaaataaaattagaattcaACTTACTTATTCAGCTCTATAAATTTATAATGCagattttcatcgaaatcaaTCTGATCCGAATCTGGGACTATAGGTTGTAGAAACCCTGCATCTAACATTGCATTTAATATTGCAATAGCTTGTATCTTATTTGAagatttcttatgtgaaatcatatattcaattaaatatgtGCCGCAATTCTGTGTATTCAACTGACGACACATTTCTTCGTGTAATGTTTTCAAAGAATTCGACTGCTGAAGTATGTTCTTTCGATCATCAATAGATAAGCCATTACCTATATGAGTAGCAAAACGCTCTTCTTGATACCCAACAGATATTTTACGAATTGAACTTGCACGTGTAGACGAAACTTCAATGCTATTAATATCACTTTTCTCCTCTAGTTTTTGAGTTAAATCTTGTTGTAACGCTTGTAAATCTGCATGCAAATCCACAGCTATATCTGGAGATTTTAAATAGCTAAGTACAATTTTTGAGCAATAATTGCAAACCTTAAGGTCGCctaaaaataactatttaaattacattgttctaatatatttgttctaATATGTTAAACATACCAGCACACTTAATGATTTTTCCAGGCACAACTTGATTGCAACATCTGGAACAAAATATTTGCCCACAAAGGCGACAATGATGTTTTCGCCTAAAGGTGGAGAACTTTTGTGTGCAATCATAGCATTCTTTTGCCTTGGAATCAGGCATCCAAAAACGATGTAACTCAGTatctttgtaattttgtaaatcctaagaagaaatatattaataactgtagtttaattgcttttatactttttaaatattacactGTTTTTTGTGGCCATTAAGTTACTTATGCGTTTTAGTACATTAACCATGGTGCGGCCTTCACTGATTTCGTTTGGTAAATCCAAAACTTGTTCCACGGTTTCGGTTTTAGATTCATCtactgtaattttatttgttgttgtgttgtcacTGTTCTTGTACAAATTAATAGTATTATTTGAAGAGTGCGCCTTCTTTAACGATATATCATCTATTTTTTCGTCACCATAAAAATATGACTTTGAAACTTGAGCAGTTGCATTGCCATCTACACCAGTATTTGCTACTTCATTAACTGTGTTATAGCTTTGATTGTATACGTGTTGTATTTTGTTGACAAAACGACCCAGTATAGATTCAGTCTCTTCATCTTCAAAACTCCGCGCGAATTCGGTAAGCTTTGTGGGTGAATGGAGATGCTGATTCATTTTACAGACATAAATTGAGCGTTATTATGTTTAGTTGGTTTGGTTATTTATATAGAAGATATGTTTAATTGATCATTAAGACAAGATTCGGGTGCCAATGAACTTAGGGCCAAATCATTCCATTTTTGTtcctattcaaaatttaaaaaatatagaactgaaatttactttttattaataacGGATTGATTTACCTGTTCGCTGAGTGTTAAATGTGAGTCACCACCATCGGCTTCTGGATCTGGAAGTTTATCTGCAGGGACAAGGATCTGATCAAAGGGCAAGACCTCCTCGCGCCACTTATTATCGACAATATCCAATAATCGACCCTCGGCTAGTGGCtgaaattaaaaaccaaagtacaattataaaaaagaacCAAGGAAATTTCCTCTAccaaataatataattacattattttttctttcgaacATGAATACCTCAGTAccaatggataattttttactgaaaatatcggtaaatctctcagacattttaaagaaagtgagcgtatagttttGGTTATAATGTATCttagtgatgaaaatgagtgaaatcggttcatataaAATGATTTTGGTTATTACAATGGGCATTATGTCTAGGTCatattgtacgaatggatgtaaactggaggaagccgcggaagaggacgacctccactccgtttgaccaagtggaaagtgacctggcttcacttagtgtttccagttggcgccaaaaagcaaaaaggaggaacgagtggcgcgccctggtggattcggctataatagcTTAACGCGGTTCCTACGACAAATACATAGTCTAGTAAATGGGTAAACttgttttcataataaaattacaccCGATCTTGGCCTTTTCTGTCTTGTTTAATATGCTTTTTTTGGAAACtgctgtaattttatttaaaaaaaagatagATTTTCAAAAGAATATCTCTAAAATAAGTTACTATTGCTTCCTCTTCTTATCCAGATTATTAtatgcttaatttttattttcataatgctGGCATTGCTGTGTCCAATAAACcgcaatatgcaatttatttcgtCCGCACATCCGTCCATGTTGAACGTTAGAAGGCATCAAGTATGAATGGAGACGATTAAATTTGCGcccgtcaaataaaaatatcaaaaaattttgattttaatcaaGCAGAGCCGACAACAAATCTATGTAGCATACGTGTAGTCGACAAAAGCCGACGACACCAATACACTTAAGAATTTGATGAGTTTATTTGACCGTCTCCAAAGGGTCTTTaaatactgaaaatgggagacttttAATCTGATTAGCGAAACATAACAGAACAGCGAAGCGCAGTGAAAATGTCACATAAAAGTTTTGTTATATGCGTAATTGTTACAGAGGAACAGTGAAATTGTCACATAAAAGTTCTGTTATATCCGTAATTGTTACAGAGGAACGATGCTACAAACACTGGACTACACTATGCGAACGATATTCGAGAGAGTGTAAAAGGGCGGAGTCATGCAAAGGGCCAAGAGAATTGGAGTTTGTACGCTAATCTCCATTTTTAAAGGATTATGttaaatcaatcaatcaatcaatgtatgtaagtagaaagcccaattacttaatttttagtatttttcttgGATTAATAACTtcgtacatatcgctcatttactttgaattttcaggatagcgctttaaagttttcaattgtctatgATGTTTTCTAATCTCACTCAACTGATTTTTCTTGCTAAATATGATCTCTTCCCGTTAAATTTACCGTAGCTTGCTCTAGTCGCTGCGAAAGAGAAAAAATCCGTTAAAACTaatcaaaaaagtttacataCACTCAGCACAGCCTAATTTGATTTTGTTCACTTCTCGGTAAAAACTTCTCTAGACATTAACCCTATTGAACATATCTGGAACTTATTGGAAATATGTACGTATACGAAAACATCGAATTTCATCAAAAGGAGGGCcaacaaaatactaaatatatCTAAAACTATAGTAATtacttttgatatttataaattatcacTAATGtatgtaaacttttttgatatgaaataagcgcaatttatgtttttgtgtgtgttttcttttcatttatgtaaaaaaaaaatttatgagccATATTTACTgctaaatatatatcttttgaAATAGGTATGAAAAAACcacaagatatattaattttaaaacaaataaacgtGTTGTAGATAAATAGAACTAGGTGtatgtaaacttttttgattCACTCTAtgtactagagctcttggtattcgattaatcgactaatcgactaaccgaattaaccgaatagggcattattccaataataatattcggtttgcactattcggatagtcgtaagTCATCgtctattcgattaaccgctcattttcgactatttgcttaaccgttcgttgtcgattattcgaatagtgcaagttcattaattttcttatttttattgaaaagagTGAAACATTACAACTAGCAaaaaacttgctttaaaatacaaaaactaacAATGATTTCATGGGAACCATTAAGTaatgacaaaatagtttttaaccatttcaactgggcgaatgtattaaatcagtattttttcataaaacgtctattttgatataagaaaGTTGAAAGGTTAACATTTGTTGGTTGCAAGCAGCTCCTACGTGGTGTCACAATGTTTCCAGCAATGGAGAACGTCTTCTCTGATTCTGATAAAGTGGCTGGAATGCGGAAACTTTaagaaatcaaaataatcatGATCTTTACATAGAAATACTCTATTGATACAAAAAAAAGTGCAAACGCAAtgcaaaaacatacatacatacaaacttttTTTGCCCACTGTATATATTCTAGTAACGTCATTTTAATAGAAGACAAGCCAAGCAAaggatttatattttatttaattatatttaatatatgtatattatattaaataataaattatttacagtagttttccgaaataacgaatattcgttttaacgaaaaccgcttataacgaacaggcaaatattttacattgagtatattaaataacgaacatcggtaaTTTGTAactactcggtttaacgaacaatgacaagaatatatacatgtagaaaagagttttatatatatatgtagaaagagttaaaaatcaaataatatcgtGGTAAAAACAGAATTAACAACTAAGgaacggctaagttcgggtgcaaccgaacattttatactctcgcaa belongs to Zeugodacus cucurbitae isolate PBARC_wt_2022May chromosome 6, idZeuCucr1.2, whole genome shotgun sequence and includes:
- the LOC105221462 gene encoding anaphase-promoting complex subunit 13 isoform X2, giving the protein MLIKLVIWPLYCFKPFQNQSSTNFNDHIVRPLAEGRLLDIVDNKWREEVLPFDQILVPADKLPDPEADGGDSHLTLSEQEQKWNDLALSSLAPESCLNDQLNISSI
- the LOC105221463 gene encoding putative 1-phosphatidylinositol 3-phosphate 5-kinase isoform X3; protein product: MIAHKSSPPLGENIIVAFVGKYFVPDVAIKLCLEKSLSVLLFLGDLKVCNYCSKIVLSYLKSPDIAVDLHADLQALQQDLTQKLEEKSDINSIEVSSTRASSIRKISVGYQEERFATHIGNGLSIDDRKNILQQSNSLKTLHEEMCRQLNTQNCGTYLIEYMISHKKSSNKIQAIAILNAMLDAGFLQPIVPDSDQIDFDENLHYKFIELNKNNFNNAYFKDPASVPVVTTPQLDNSDEPQPPKKIDSSLSFHSMGDMEFESSMCSTTTTTKLLESYCDYEEQLLTQMLRTFHLDLRWSKVLMSLCCRAANHFKPEYSTNDLMDIRNYVNIKKIPGGKRQECTIVGGVVFSKNIAHKDMATRVEHPRILLLQCPIVYERIEGKFVSIATVLLQEKEYLRRVCDRIMSFKPHVVLVHKNVAGIAQDMLRSQGITLVLDVKLSVLERISRTLQCDIVVSIESNIARPQLGTCDAFYIRNFSDGSGINKTLMFFEKLNNPRGFTCLLRGGCNSELSKVKKVASFLVYARYNWRLEMSFLLDEFAEPLTPKPPIFNSKEPSPDDLCSGHKAHKLPISIAKFVVERKVEERVQPQRKEIISVSENVSDFTDPLRSVEANANNISEDRPVVKLAVETRYDNRFRTALSSTLLSVSPFLNFPLPYLETEQGRKCTLRKLFAAELFYSKLWSNGNSIHLDRNESLEYIKNGTDETLLEPPHPFLRLKITTPWENRDIQNLLAEFRAYGGRYPKKNLFRVEKKVPQKVDEENLFKDALDLENHQRLPVLFCSFYFNPKSASSFCAPPTLLDMKFYGQHDIMLGQFLQRYCCRLNSICKLCNLPMLGHVRRYVHSMGCVQVFLSEDNIKTDPNRIYFTAWCTICNEMTPSVPLSDNSKCLSFAKYLELRFHGHSYKRRTIIGRNSPSVSPSCVEYNHCQHSLHRDYVHYFTYRGVGAKFQYTPIEVWDIGLPPLILDLKPPQFEHFKYVEEIKTFSMKGHEVYTCIHERIADLATEDDTLAIVLNLKTALNKDHFIFKQHIEIVQALLTEPKACIHDINDALCMSKRILAESIDLWGPRVHDIALAQKVVAKQPTQMHPDSVGACAEDLHSEYSDASPIVSERPRLLHDDTYSQTDDNSGERDSDSTSALHIGIEKKSSVEQLLSISANTDKKSIKKILTQLFLSTGPSNLLQSPFSSQEHYTLPLGAFPILVHDQDLSSLIAYSLTSSDYQKSISNLANSSYVENGNGAGFGQPPNMDSVNNINQGHHSPSLKLKLQETLQEGDECDKRDVLNINNNTEEDRTKSKTSPSHVELTFHDNGKQFTCKIYFAKQFDLMRLKTLKPPIAENSLYKQLEQKKKREELKVCQSRSGPEMELVHKPSDIFNSTQTDANKSNRNASQTEIEKCRNCFARSLCSSVQWEARGGKSGSRFCKTLDDRFVLKEMTKGDINIFENFAPNYFEYISKCQQQNQPTLLAKIFGVFKVIIKNKDSFVEKTLLVMENLFYDCDIKNKFDLKGSERNRMVDPTDQQGEIVLLDENLVQMSWSKPLYILSHSKAVLKDAINRDSTFLEKNQIMDYSLLVGLDHDSSILVLGIIDYIRTFTFDKKVESFVKQTGILGGMGKLPTVISPERYKQRFIDAMDRYFYTVPDRWEGLSKT
- the LOC105221462 gene encoding uncharacterized protein LOC105221462 isoform X1, which translates into the protein MPIVITKIILYEPISLIFITKIHYNQNYTLTFFKMSERFTDIFSKKLSIGTEVFMFERKNNPLAEGRLLDIVDNKWREEVLPFDQILVPADKLPDPEADGGDSHLTLSEQEQKWNDLALSSLAPESCLNDQLNISSI
- the LOC105221463 gene encoding putative 1-phosphatidylinositol 3-phosphate 5-kinase isoform X1; this encodes MNQHLHSPTKLTEFARSFEDEETESILGRFVNKIQHVYNQSYNTVNEVANTGVDGNATAQVSKSYFYGDEKIDDISLKKAHSSNNTINLYKNSDNTTTNKITVDESKTETVEQVLDLPNEISEGRTMVNVLKRISNLMATKNSDLQNYKDTELHRFWMPDSKAKECYDCTQKFSTFRRKHHCRLCGQIFCSRCCNQVVPGKIIKCAGDLKVCNYCSKIVLSYLKSPDIAVDLHADLQALQQDLTQKLEEKSDINSIEVSSTRASSIRKISVGYQEERFATHIGNGLSIDDRKNILQQSNSLKTLHEEMCRQLNTQNCGTYLIEYMISHKKSSNKIQAIAILNAMLDAGFLQPIVPDSDQIDFDENLHYKFIELNKNNFNNAYFKDPASVPVVTTPQLDNSDEPQPPKKIDSSLSFHSMGDMEFESSMCSTTTTTKLLESYCDYEEQLLTQMLRTFHLDLRWSKVLMSLCCRAANHFKPEYSTNDLMDIRNYVNIKKIPGGKRQECTIVGGVVFSKNIAHKDMATRVEHPRILLLQCPIVYERIEGKFVSIATVLLQEKEYLRRVCDRIMSFKPHVVLVHKNVAGIAQDMLRSQGITLVLDVKLSVLERISRTLQCDIVVSIESNIARPQLGTCDAFYIRNFSDGSGINKTLMFFEKLNNPRGFTCLLRGGCNSELSKVKKVASFLVYARYNWRLEMSFLLDEFAEPLTPKPPIFNSKEPSPDDLCSGHKAHKLPISIAKFVVERKVEERVQPQRKEIISVSENVSDFTDPLRSVEANANNISEDRPVVKLAVETRYDNRFRTALSSTLLSVSPFLNFPLPYLETEQGRKCTLRKLFAAELFYSKLWSNGNSIHLDRNESLEYIKNGTDETLLEPPHPFLRLKITTPWENRDIQNLLAEFRAYGGRYPKKNLFRVEKKVPQKVDEENLFKDALDLENHQRLPVLFCSFYFNPKSASSFCAPPTLLDMKFYGQHDIMLGQFLQRYCCRLNSICKLCNLPMLGHVRRYVHSMGCVQVFLSEDNIKTDPNRIYFTAWCTICNEMTPSVPLSDNSKCLSFAKYLELRFHGHSYKRRTIIGRNSPSVSPSCVEYNHCQHSLHRDYVHYFTYRGVGAKFQYTPIEVWDIGLPPLILDLKPPQFEHFKYVEEIKTFSMKGHEVYTCIHERIADLATEDDTLAIVLNLKTALNKDHFIFKQHIEIVQALLTEPKACIHDINDALCMSKRILAESIDLWGPRVHDIALAQKVVAKQPTQMHPDSVGACAEDLHSEYSDASPIVSERPRLLHDDTYSQTDDNSGERDSDSTSALHIGIEKKSSVEQLLSISANTDKKSIKKILTQLFLSTGPSNLLQSPFSSQEHYTLPLGAFPILVHDQDLSSLIAYSLTSSDYQKSISNLANSSYVENGNGAGFGQPPNMDSVNNINQGHHSPSLKLKLQETLQEGDECDKRDVLNINNNTEEDRTKSKTSPSHVELTFHDNGKQFTCKIYFAKQFDLMRLKTLKPPIAENSLYKQLEQKKKREELKVCQSRSGPEMELVHKPSDIFNSTQTDANKSNRNASQTEIEKCRNCFARSLCSSVQWEARGGKSGSRFCKTLDDRFVLKEMTKGDINIFENFAPNYFEYISKCQQQNQPTLLAKIFGVFKVIIKNKDSFVEKTLLVMENLFYDCDIKNKFDLKGSERNRMVDPTDQQGEIVLLDENLVQMSWSKPLYILSHSKAVLKDAINRDSTFLEKNQIMDYSLLVGLDHDSSILVLGIIDYIRTFTFDKKVESFVKQTGILGGMGKLPTVISPERYKQRFIDAMDRYFYTVPDRWEGLSKT
- the LOC105221462 gene encoding anaphase-promoting complex subunit 13 isoform X3, which translates into the protein MDSQPLAEGRLLDIVDNKWREEVLPFDQILVPADKLPDPEADGGDSHLTLSEQEQKWNDLALSSLAPESCLNDQLNISSI
- the LOC105221463 gene encoding putative 1-phosphatidylinositol 3-phosphate 5-kinase isoform X2 — protein: MNQHLHSPTKLTEFARSFEDEETESILGRFVNKIQHVYNQSYNTVNEVANTGVDGNATAQVSKSYFYGDEKIDDISLKKAHSSNNTINLYKNSDNTTTNKITVDESKTETVEQVLDLPNEISEGRTMVNVLKRISNLMATKNSDLQNYKDTELHRFWMPDSKAKECYDCTQKFSTFRRKHHCRLCGQIFCSRCCNQVVPGKIIKCAGDLKVCNYCSKIVLSYLKSPDIAVDLHADLQALQQDLTQKLEEKSDINSIEVSSTRASSIRKISVGYQEERFATHIGNGLSIDDRKNILQQSNSLKTLHEEMCRQLNTQNCGTYLIEYMISHKKSSNKIQAIAILNAMLDAGFLQPIVPDSDQIDFDENLHYKFIELNKNNFNNAYFKDPASVPVVTTPQLDNSDEPQPPKKIDSSLSFHSMGDMEFESSMCSTTTTTKLLESYCDYEEQLLTQMLRTFHLDLRWSKVLMSLCCRAANHFKPEYSTNDLMDIRNYVNIKKIPGGKRQECTIVGGVVFSKNIAHKDMATRVEHPRILLLQCPIVYERIEGKFVSIATVLLQEKEYLRRVCDRIMSFKPHVVLVHKNVAGIAQDMLRSQGITLVLDVKLSVLERISRTLQCDIVVSIESNIARPQLGTCDAFYIRNFSDGSGINKTLMFFEKLNNPRGFTCLLRGGCNSELSKVKKVASFLVYARYNWRLEMSFLLDEFAEPLTPKPPIFNSKEPSPDDLCSGHKAHKLPISIAKFVVERKVEERVQPQRKEIISVSENVSDFTDPLRSVEANANNISEDRPVVKLAVETRYDNRFRTALSSTLLSVSPFLNFPLPYLETEQGRKCTLRKLFAAELFYSKLWSNGNSIHLDRNESLEYIKNGTDETLLEPPHPFLRLKITTPWENRDIQNLLAEFRAYGGRYPKKNLFRVEKKVPQKVDEENLFKDALDLENHQRLPVLFCSFYFNPKSASSFCAPPTLLDMKFYGQHDIMLGQFLQRYCCRLNSICKLCNLPMLGHVRRYVHSMGCVQVFLSEDNIKTDPNRIYFTAWCTICNEMTPSVPLSDNSKCLSFAKYLELRFHGHSYKRRTIIGRNSPSVSPSCVEYNHCQHSLHRDYVHYFTYRGVGAKFQYTPIEVWDIGLPPLILDLKPPQFEHFKYVEEIKTFSMKGHEVYTCIHERIADLATEDDTLAIVLNLKTALNKDHFIFKQHIEIVQALLTEPKACIHDINDALCMSKRILAESIDLWGPRVHDIALAQKVVAKQPTQMHPDSVGACAEDLHSEYSDASPIVSERPRLLHDDTYSQTDDNSGERDSDSTSALHIGIEKKSSVEQLLSISANTDKKSIKKILTQLFLSTGPSNLLQSPFSSQEHYTLPLGAFPILVHDQDLSSLIAYSLTSSDYQKSISNLANSSYVENGNGAGFGQPPNMDSVNNINQGHHSPSLKLKLQETLQEGDECDKRDVLNINNNTEEDRTKSKTSPSHVELTFHDNGKQFTCKIYFAKQFDLMRLKTLKPPIAENSLYKQLEQKKKREELKVCQSRSGPEMELVHKPSDIFNSTQTDANKSNRNASQTEIEKCRNCFARSLCSSVQWEARGGKSGSRFCKTLDDRFVLKEMTKGDINIFENFAPNYFEYISKCQQQNQPTLLAKIFGVFKVIIKNKDSFVEKTLLVMENLFYDCDIKNKFDLKGSERNRMVDPTDQQGEIVLLDENLVQNFDDQGDNLELRSRRVDIAKTRLT